From a region of the Carettochelys insculpta isolate YL-2023 chromosome 29, ASM3395843v1, whole genome shotgun sequence genome:
- the NAB2 gene encoding NGFI-A-binding protein 2 isoform X1, translating into MPGRGAAELGARAAGRGSGSGSGPSQASLPLTMALPRTLGELQLYRVLQRANLLGYYETFIQQGGDDVQQLCEAGEEEFLEIMALVGMASKPLHVRRLQKALREWASNPALFSQPVASLPVCSIPLFKLAEPGGRKALSNGHASPSEGPGKGGSGQATPPARSPSEPGEKLSPLPGPQWPGRSTPELEGGGGDEDGGPPPFSPGGGEPAAPELLEPELVRAVAEGVERLLGSCPRGGEAELRALLKLNKKLAKAMGHIFRMEDGDRRKEEEIRRHSAIYGRGEARRRDGKPLTLHELTINEAAAQFCLRDQTLLLRRVELFSLSRQVARESTYLSSLKGARLHLDESGAVQPKRLKQEVGEQSRPEPLQLPGAAEAYAPPYRASLEEDAASLSGESLDGHLPGVGPCPRLTPPPSAAPDLPLSLPPHGLWSRHILQQTLMDEGLRLARLVSHERGGHLSPCLPGKSPGPEFEDGLAENGPPAQPESRRSSVKVEPETSRQ; encoded by the exons ATGCCCGGGCGAGGCGCCGCGGAGCTGGGAGCGAGAGCGGCCGGGcgcggctccggctccggctccggccccagccaggcca GCCTTCCCCTCACCATGGCCCTGCCCCGCACCCTGGGCGAGCTGCAGCTCTACCGCGTGCTGCAACGGGCCAACCTGCTGGGCTACTACGAGACCTTCATCCAGCAGGGCGGGGACGACGTGCAGCAGCTGTGCGAGGCGGGCGAGGAAGAGTTTCTGGAGATCATGGCGCTGGTGGGCATGGCCAGCAAACCCCTGCACGTCCGGCGCCTGCAGAAGGCACTGCGGGAGTGGGCATCCAACCCCGCCCTCTTCAGCCAGCCCGTGGCCTCCCTGCCCGTCTGCAGCATCCCCCTCTTCAAGCTGGCAGAGCCCGGCGGGCGCAAGGCGCTGAGCAACGGGCACGCCAGCCCCAGCGAGGGCCCGGGCAAGGGGGGCAGCGGGCAGGCCACGCCACCCGCCCGCAGCCCCTCGGAGCCAGGGGAGAAGCTGTCCCCCCTGCCTGGCCCGCAGTGGCCAGGGCGGAGCACACCGGagttggaagggggtgggggggatgaggaCGGGGGGCCGCCACCCTTCTcgccggggggcggggagccggcGGCCCCGGAGCTGCTGGAGCCGGAGCTGGTGCGGGCAGTGGCGGAGGGCGTGGAAcggctgctggggagctgcccccggGGGGGCGAGGCCGAGCTCCGGGCCCTGCTGAAGCTGAACAAGAAGCTGGCCAAGGCCATGGGCCACATCTTCCGCATGGAGGACGGGGACCGGCGCAAGGAGGAAGAGATCCGGCGGCACAGCGCCATCTACGGGCGGGGCGAGGCCCGGCGCCGCGACGGGAAGCCGCTCACGCTGCACGAG TTGACCATCAACGAGGCGGCGGCGCAGTTCTGCCTGCGGGACCAGACGCTGCTGCTGCGGCGCGTGGAGCTCTTCTCCCTGTCGCGCCAGGTGGCCCGGGAGAGCACCTACCTGTCCTCGCTCAAGGGAGCGAG GCTGCACCTGGATGAGAGCGGAGCTGTGCAGCCCAAgcggctgaagcaggag gtgggggagcagagcCGCCCCGAGCCCTTGCAGCTGCCGGGGGCGGCGGAGGCCTACGCCCCCCCATACAGAGCCAGCCTGGAGGAGGATGCAGCTAGCCTGTCTGGAGAGAGCCTGGACGGGCACCTGCCGG GCGTGGGACCCTGCCCCCGCCTCACGccgccccccagcgctgcccctgaCCTGCCCCTCAGCCTCCCCCCCCACGGGCTCTGGAGCCGTCACATCCTGCAGCAGACGCTGATGGACGAGGGGCTGCGCCTGGCCCGGCTGGTGTCCCACGAACGGGGGGGGCacctcagcccctgcctgccagGCAAGTCCCCGGGCCCAG AGTTCGAGGACGGGCTGGCAGAGAACggccccccggcccagcccgaGTCCCGCCGCAGCAGTGTGAAGGTGGAGCCGGAGACGAGCCGGCAGTGA
- the STAT6 gene encoding signal transducer and activator of transcription 6 isoform X1 yields the protein MSLWSLISPMPPEHFSGLFGEFPHSLRRLLADWLENQPWEFITGTDAFCTSTAGTLLSAMVEKLRGLSAGNGQQVQLLQRIDNLENTYRRDPLRLVAIVKGILEGERAVLLKQDHRLPLSFHRRQEELKFGLGLQRLRHKVGEIQERWKQMEEGTRGCRPASLQDSQLKIEGSLPGNDLLALLRGAVKELDDAKLQVLNRLHIWKRQQQLAGNGAVFEENLAPLQKRCESLVEVYFQLQQLLAVAGGELGSDLLSQLLEQLNAVLNTLVKSSFLVEKQPPQVLKTQTKFQASVRFLLGPRLLLASAKPVMVKADMVTEKQARELALGGYGTLLSESTGEIVHSTVALETNAASATSSATFKSMLLKRIKRCERKGSESVTEEKCAVLFSTDVTLGPGNLVFRLQALSLPIVVIVHGNQDNNAKATVLWDNAFSEPGRVPFVVAERVPWEKMCETLNLRFMAEVQTSKGLLQEHYFFLAQKIFNTNSASPEEFHNRSVSWAQFNKEILPGRGFTFWQWFDGVLDLTKRCLKSYWSDRLIVGFISKQYVSKLLGAAPDGTFLLRFSDSEIGGITIAYVLRGQDGSSQVENIQPFSAKDLHIRSLGDRIRDLEKLRNLYPDKPKDQAFGIHYNKEHTGKDGRGYVSTTIKMTVERDETLPTPAPTYSLPRPPPEQRLGQGFRPLMAVPHFRAPKEGSVPSTSPFQSPPPLLPTSVSATAPPLSLGSGLASQFLQQNLQPWMPEDFMLPELEGLSPEPTDEEMLEIPPFLDHVSPFEAPLQPPHLLPGRGSLPHLPPLLSPGNNVDLPTEEEFLRLLHPTQMEEALPPSSFLDDPMVNPSW from the exons ATGTCCCTGTGGAGCCTCATCTCTCCCATGCCTCCGGAGCACTTCAGTGGCCTCTTCGGGGAATTCCCACACAGCCTGCGCAGGCTTCTGGCGGACTGGCTGGAGAACCAGCCCTG GGAGTTCATCACAGGCACCGATGCGTTCTGCACCAGCACCGCCGGCACGCTGCTCTCCGCCATGGTGGAAAAGCTCCGCGGCCTTTCCGCCGGCAACGGgcagcaggtccagctcctgCAGCGCATCGATAACCTGGAG AACACGTATCGGAGAGACCCGCTGAGGCTGGTGGCAATTGTGAAAGGGATTCTGGAGGGCGAGAGGGCGGTCTTACTCAAACAG gatcACCGCCTGCCCCTCAGCTTCCACCGCAGGCAGGAGGAACTGAAGTTCGGGCTGGGCCTGCAGAGGCTTCGGCACAAAGTAGGGGAGATCCAGGAGCGGTGGAAGCAGATGGAAGAGGGGACCAGAG GCTGCCGGCCCGCCAGTCTGCAGGACTCACAGCTGAAGATAGAGGGGAGTCTCCCGGGGAAT GATCTGCTCGCTCTCCTGCGAGGGGCTGTGAAGGAGCTGGATGACGCCAAGCTGCAGGTGCTGAACAGGCTGCACATCTGGAaacggcagcagcagctggcagggaatgGGGCCGTCTTCGAGGAGAACCTGGCTCCGCTCCAGAAGAG GTGCGAGAGCCTGGTGGAGGTgtacttccagctgcagcagctgttggcggTGGCTGGTGGGGAGCTAGGCTCCGAcctgctctcccagctcctggagcaACTCAACGCTGTGCTGAACACCCTGGTGAAAAG ctccttcctGGTGGAGAAGCAGCCGCCCCAGGTGCTGAAGACCCAGACCAAGTTCCAGGCCAGCGTGCGCTTCCTGCTGGGCCCCCGGCTGCTCCTGGCCTCTGCCAAGCCCGTCATGGTCAAGGCTGACATGGTGACGGAGAAGCAGGCCCGGGAGCTGGCGCTGGGGGGCTATGGCACCCTGCTCag CGAAAGCACAGGGGAGATTGTGCACAGCACGGTTGCCCTGGAGACCAACGCCGCCAGCGCCACGTCCTCCGCCACCTTCAAGAGCATG CTGCTGAAGAGGATCAAACGCTGTGAGCGGAAGGGCTCCGAGTCGGTGACGGAAGAGAAATGCGCCGTACTCTTCAGCACCGACGTCACCTTGGGCCCCGGGAACCTGGTCTTCCGCCTGCAG GCCCTGTCCCTGCCCATTGTGGTCATCGTGCATGGAAACCAAGACAACAATGCCAAGGCCACCGTGCTGTGGGACAACGCCTTCTCTGAGCCT gggcGGGTGCCCTTCGTGGTGGCAGAGCGGGTGCCCTGGGAGAAGATGTGCGAGACGCTCAACCTGCGGTTCATGGCGGAGGTGCAGACCAGCAAGGGGCTGCTGCAGGAACATTACTTCTTCCTGGCCCAGAAAATCTTCAACACCAACAGCGCCAGCCCCGAGGAATTCCACAACCGCAGCGTCTCCTGGGCCCAGTTCAACAAG GAGATCCTGCCTGGCCGGGGATTCACCTTCTGGCAATGGTTCGACGGGGTTCTCGACCTCACCAAGCGGTGCCTCAAGAGCTACTGGTCAGACAG GCTCATCGTCGGCTTCATCAGCAAGCAGTACGTCAGCAAGCTGCTGGGCGCGGCGCCGGACGGGACCTTCCTGCTGCGCTTCAGCGACTCGGAGATCGGCGGCATCACCATCGCCTACGTTCTCCGGGGCCAGGATG gctccagccaggtgGAGAATATTCAGCCCTTCTCCGCCAAGGATCTCCACATCCGCTCCCTGGGTGACCGCATCCGGGACCTGGAGAAGCTGCGCAACCTCTACCCAGACAAGCCCAAGGACCAGGCCTTTGGCATCCACTATAACA AGGAGCACACAGGGAAGGACGGGagaggctatgtctccactaccaTCAAGATGACAGTGGAAag GGATGAGACGCTGCCCACCCCGGCGCCCACGTACAGCTTGCCAAGGCCACCCCCGGAGCAGCGCCTGGGACAGGGCTTCCGTCCGCTGATGGCCGTGCCCCACTTCCGGGCCCCCAAGGAGGGCAGCGTCCCCAGCACCTCCCCGTTCCAAAG CCCCCCACCGCTGCTCCCAACATCTGTGAGTGCCACAGCCCCACCGCTGTCTCTCGGCTCTGGACTCGCCAGCCAGTTTCTGCAGCA GAATTTGCAGCCCTGGATGCCAGAGGACTTCATGCTCCCGGAGCTGGAGGGCCTGTCTCCTGAGCCCACGGACGAGGAGATGCTGGAGATCCCCCCCTTCCTCGACCATGTCTCGCCCTTCGAGGCCCCACTGCAGCCGCCTCACCTGCTGCCGGGCCggggctccctcccccacttgccgcctctcctctcccctggcaACAACGTGGACTTGCCCACGGAGGAAGAGTTCTTACGGCTCTTGCACCCCACGCAGATGGAGGAGGCGCTCCCGCCCTCCAGCTTCCTAGACGACCCCATGGTCAACCCCAGCTGGTGA
- the NAB2 gene encoding NGFI-A-binding protein 2 isoform X2 — protein sequence MPGRGAAELGARAAGRGSGSGSGPSQASLPLTMALPRTLGELQLYRVLQRANLLGYYETFIQQGGDDVQQLCEAGEEEFLEIMALVGMASKPLHVRRLQKALREWASNPALFSQPVASLPVCSIPLFKLAEPGGRKALSNGHASPSEGPGKGGSGQATPPARSPSEPGEKLSPLPGPQWPGRSTPELEGGGGDEDGGPPPFSPGGGEPAAPELLEPELVRAVAEGVERLLGSCPRGGEAELRALLKLNKKLAKAMGHIFRMEDGDRRKEEEIRRHSAIYGRGEARRRDGKPLTLHELTINEAAAQFCLRDQTLLLRRVELFSLSRQVARESTYLSSLKGARLHLDESGAVQPKRLKQEVGEQSRPEPLQLPGAAEAYAPPYRASLEEDAASLSGESLDGHLPGVGPCPRLTPPPSAAPDLPLSLPPHGLWSRHILQQTLMDEGLRLARLVSHERGGHLSPCLPEFEDGLAENGPPAQPESRRSSVKVEPETSRQ from the exons ATGCCCGGGCGAGGCGCCGCGGAGCTGGGAGCGAGAGCGGCCGGGcgcggctccggctccggctccggccccagccaggcca GCCTTCCCCTCACCATGGCCCTGCCCCGCACCCTGGGCGAGCTGCAGCTCTACCGCGTGCTGCAACGGGCCAACCTGCTGGGCTACTACGAGACCTTCATCCAGCAGGGCGGGGACGACGTGCAGCAGCTGTGCGAGGCGGGCGAGGAAGAGTTTCTGGAGATCATGGCGCTGGTGGGCATGGCCAGCAAACCCCTGCACGTCCGGCGCCTGCAGAAGGCACTGCGGGAGTGGGCATCCAACCCCGCCCTCTTCAGCCAGCCCGTGGCCTCCCTGCCCGTCTGCAGCATCCCCCTCTTCAAGCTGGCAGAGCCCGGCGGGCGCAAGGCGCTGAGCAACGGGCACGCCAGCCCCAGCGAGGGCCCGGGCAAGGGGGGCAGCGGGCAGGCCACGCCACCCGCCCGCAGCCCCTCGGAGCCAGGGGAGAAGCTGTCCCCCCTGCCTGGCCCGCAGTGGCCAGGGCGGAGCACACCGGagttggaagggggtgggggggatgaggaCGGGGGGCCGCCACCCTTCTcgccggggggcggggagccggcGGCCCCGGAGCTGCTGGAGCCGGAGCTGGTGCGGGCAGTGGCGGAGGGCGTGGAAcggctgctggggagctgcccccggGGGGGCGAGGCCGAGCTCCGGGCCCTGCTGAAGCTGAACAAGAAGCTGGCCAAGGCCATGGGCCACATCTTCCGCATGGAGGACGGGGACCGGCGCAAGGAGGAAGAGATCCGGCGGCACAGCGCCATCTACGGGCGGGGCGAGGCCCGGCGCCGCGACGGGAAGCCGCTCACGCTGCACGAG TTGACCATCAACGAGGCGGCGGCGCAGTTCTGCCTGCGGGACCAGACGCTGCTGCTGCGGCGCGTGGAGCTCTTCTCCCTGTCGCGCCAGGTGGCCCGGGAGAGCACCTACCTGTCCTCGCTCAAGGGAGCGAG GCTGCACCTGGATGAGAGCGGAGCTGTGCAGCCCAAgcggctgaagcaggag gtgggggagcagagcCGCCCCGAGCCCTTGCAGCTGCCGGGGGCGGCGGAGGCCTACGCCCCCCCATACAGAGCCAGCCTGGAGGAGGATGCAGCTAGCCTGTCTGGAGAGAGCCTGGACGGGCACCTGCCGG GCGTGGGACCCTGCCCCCGCCTCACGccgccccccagcgctgcccctgaCCTGCCCCTCAGCCTCCCCCCCCACGGGCTCTGGAGCCGTCACATCCTGCAGCAGACGCTGATGGACGAGGGGCTGCGCCTGGCCCGGCTGGTGTCCCACGAACGGGGGGGGCacctcagcccctgcctgccag AGTTCGAGGACGGGCTGGCAGAGAACggccccccggcccagcccgaGTCCCGCCGCAGCAGTGTGAAGGTGGAGCCGGAGACGAGCCGGCAGTGA
- the NAB2 gene encoding NGFI-A-binding protein 2 isoform X3, with translation MPGRGAAELGARAAGRGSGSGSGPSQASLPLTMALPRTLGELQLYRVLQRANLLGYYETFIQQGGDDVQQLCEAGEEEFLEIMALVGMASKPLHVRRLQKALREWASNPALFSQPVASLPVCSIPLFKLAEPGGRKALSNGHASPSEGPGKGGSGQATPPARSPSEPGEKLSPLPGPQWPGRSTPELEGGGGDEDGGPPPFSPGGGEPAAPELLEPELVRAVAEGVERLLGSCPRGGEAELRALLKLNKKLAKAMGHIFRMEDGDRRKEEEIRRHSAIYGRGEARRRDGKPLTLHELTINEAAAQFCLRDQTLLLRRVELFSLSRQVARESTYLSSLKGARLHLDESGAVQPKRLKQEVGEQSRPEPLQLPGAAEAYAPPYRASLEEDAASLSGESLDGHLPEFEDGLAENGPPAQPESRRSSVKVEPETSRQ, from the exons ATGCCCGGGCGAGGCGCCGCGGAGCTGGGAGCGAGAGCGGCCGGGcgcggctccggctccggctccggccccagccaggcca GCCTTCCCCTCACCATGGCCCTGCCCCGCACCCTGGGCGAGCTGCAGCTCTACCGCGTGCTGCAACGGGCCAACCTGCTGGGCTACTACGAGACCTTCATCCAGCAGGGCGGGGACGACGTGCAGCAGCTGTGCGAGGCGGGCGAGGAAGAGTTTCTGGAGATCATGGCGCTGGTGGGCATGGCCAGCAAACCCCTGCACGTCCGGCGCCTGCAGAAGGCACTGCGGGAGTGGGCATCCAACCCCGCCCTCTTCAGCCAGCCCGTGGCCTCCCTGCCCGTCTGCAGCATCCCCCTCTTCAAGCTGGCAGAGCCCGGCGGGCGCAAGGCGCTGAGCAACGGGCACGCCAGCCCCAGCGAGGGCCCGGGCAAGGGGGGCAGCGGGCAGGCCACGCCACCCGCCCGCAGCCCCTCGGAGCCAGGGGAGAAGCTGTCCCCCCTGCCTGGCCCGCAGTGGCCAGGGCGGAGCACACCGGagttggaagggggtgggggggatgaggaCGGGGGGCCGCCACCCTTCTcgccggggggcggggagccggcGGCCCCGGAGCTGCTGGAGCCGGAGCTGGTGCGGGCAGTGGCGGAGGGCGTGGAAcggctgctggggagctgcccccggGGGGGCGAGGCCGAGCTCCGGGCCCTGCTGAAGCTGAACAAGAAGCTGGCCAAGGCCATGGGCCACATCTTCCGCATGGAGGACGGGGACCGGCGCAAGGAGGAAGAGATCCGGCGGCACAGCGCCATCTACGGGCGGGGCGAGGCCCGGCGCCGCGACGGGAAGCCGCTCACGCTGCACGAG TTGACCATCAACGAGGCGGCGGCGCAGTTCTGCCTGCGGGACCAGACGCTGCTGCTGCGGCGCGTGGAGCTCTTCTCCCTGTCGCGCCAGGTGGCCCGGGAGAGCACCTACCTGTCCTCGCTCAAGGGAGCGAG GCTGCACCTGGATGAGAGCGGAGCTGTGCAGCCCAAgcggctgaagcaggag gtgggggagcagagcCGCCCCGAGCCCTTGCAGCTGCCGGGGGCGGCGGAGGCCTACGCCCCCCCATACAGAGCCAGCCTGGAGGAGGATGCAGCTAGCCTGTCTGGAGAGAGCCTGGACGGGCACCTGCCGG AGTTCGAGGACGGGCTGGCAGAGAACggccccccggcccagcccgaGTCCCGCCGCAGCAGTGTGAAGGTGGAGCCGGAGACGAGCCGGCAGTGA
- the STAT6 gene encoding signal transducer and activator of transcription 6 isoform X2 translates to MVEKLRGLSAGNGQQVQLLQRIDNLENTYRRDPLRLVAIVKGILEGERAVLLKQDHRLPLSFHRRQEELKFGLGLQRLRHKVGEIQERWKQMEEGTRGCRPASLQDSQLKIEGSLPGNDLLALLRGAVKELDDAKLQVLNRLHIWKRQQQLAGNGAVFEENLAPLQKRCESLVEVYFQLQQLLAVAGGELGSDLLSQLLEQLNAVLNTLVKSSFLVEKQPPQVLKTQTKFQASVRFLLGPRLLLASAKPVMVKADMVTEKQARELALGGYGTLLSESTGEIVHSTVALETNAASATSSATFKSMLLKRIKRCERKGSESVTEEKCAVLFSTDVTLGPGNLVFRLQALSLPIVVIVHGNQDNNAKATVLWDNAFSEPGRVPFVVAERVPWEKMCETLNLRFMAEVQTSKGLLQEHYFFLAQKIFNTNSASPEEFHNRSVSWAQFNKEILPGRGFTFWQWFDGVLDLTKRCLKSYWSDRLIVGFISKQYVSKLLGAAPDGTFLLRFSDSEIGGITIAYVLRGQDGSSQVENIQPFSAKDLHIRSLGDRIRDLEKLRNLYPDKPKDQAFGIHYNKEHTGKDGRGYVSTTIKMTVERDETLPTPAPTYSLPRPPPEQRLGQGFRPLMAVPHFRAPKEGSVPSTSPFQSPPPLLPTSVSATAPPLSLGSGLASQFLQQNLQPWMPEDFMLPELEGLSPEPTDEEMLEIPPFLDHVSPFEAPLQPPHLLPGRGSLPHLPPLLSPGNNVDLPTEEEFLRLLHPTQMEEALPPSSFLDDPMVNPSW, encoded by the exons ATGGTGGAAAAGCTCCGCGGCCTTTCCGCCGGCAACGGgcagcaggtccagctcctgCAGCGCATCGATAACCTGGAG AACACGTATCGGAGAGACCCGCTGAGGCTGGTGGCAATTGTGAAAGGGATTCTGGAGGGCGAGAGGGCGGTCTTACTCAAACAG gatcACCGCCTGCCCCTCAGCTTCCACCGCAGGCAGGAGGAACTGAAGTTCGGGCTGGGCCTGCAGAGGCTTCGGCACAAAGTAGGGGAGATCCAGGAGCGGTGGAAGCAGATGGAAGAGGGGACCAGAG GCTGCCGGCCCGCCAGTCTGCAGGACTCACAGCTGAAGATAGAGGGGAGTCTCCCGGGGAAT GATCTGCTCGCTCTCCTGCGAGGGGCTGTGAAGGAGCTGGATGACGCCAAGCTGCAGGTGCTGAACAGGCTGCACATCTGGAaacggcagcagcagctggcagggaatgGGGCCGTCTTCGAGGAGAACCTGGCTCCGCTCCAGAAGAG GTGCGAGAGCCTGGTGGAGGTgtacttccagctgcagcagctgttggcggTGGCTGGTGGGGAGCTAGGCTCCGAcctgctctcccagctcctggagcaACTCAACGCTGTGCTGAACACCCTGGTGAAAAG ctccttcctGGTGGAGAAGCAGCCGCCCCAGGTGCTGAAGACCCAGACCAAGTTCCAGGCCAGCGTGCGCTTCCTGCTGGGCCCCCGGCTGCTCCTGGCCTCTGCCAAGCCCGTCATGGTCAAGGCTGACATGGTGACGGAGAAGCAGGCCCGGGAGCTGGCGCTGGGGGGCTATGGCACCCTGCTCag CGAAAGCACAGGGGAGATTGTGCACAGCACGGTTGCCCTGGAGACCAACGCCGCCAGCGCCACGTCCTCCGCCACCTTCAAGAGCATG CTGCTGAAGAGGATCAAACGCTGTGAGCGGAAGGGCTCCGAGTCGGTGACGGAAGAGAAATGCGCCGTACTCTTCAGCACCGACGTCACCTTGGGCCCCGGGAACCTGGTCTTCCGCCTGCAG GCCCTGTCCCTGCCCATTGTGGTCATCGTGCATGGAAACCAAGACAACAATGCCAAGGCCACCGTGCTGTGGGACAACGCCTTCTCTGAGCCT gggcGGGTGCCCTTCGTGGTGGCAGAGCGGGTGCCCTGGGAGAAGATGTGCGAGACGCTCAACCTGCGGTTCATGGCGGAGGTGCAGACCAGCAAGGGGCTGCTGCAGGAACATTACTTCTTCCTGGCCCAGAAAATCTTCAACACCAACAGCGCCAGCCCCGAGGAATTCCACAACCGCAGCGTCTCCTGGGCCCAGTTCAACAAG GAGATCCTGCCTGGCCGGGGATTCACCTTCTGGCAATGGTTCGACGGGGTTCTCGACCTCACCAAGCGGTGCCTCAAGAGCTACTGGTCAGACAG GCTCATCGTCGGCTTCATCAGCAAGCAGTACGTCAGCAAGCTGCTGGGCGCGGCGCCGGACGGGACCTTCCTGCTGCGCTTCAGCGACTCGGAGATCGGCGGCATCACCATCGCCTACGTTCTCCGGGGCCAGGATG gctccagccaggtgGAGAATATTCAGCCCTTCTCCGCCAAGGATCTCCACATCCGCTCCCTGGGTGACCGCATCCGGGACCTGGAGAAGCTGCGCAACCTCTACCCAGACAAGCCCAAGGACCAGGCCTTTGGCATCCACTATAACA AGGAGCACACAGGGAAGGACGGGagaggctatgtctccactaccaTCAAGATGACAGTGGAAag GGATGAGACGCTGCCCACCCCGGCGCCCACGTACAGCTTGCCAAGGCCACCCCCGGAGCAGCGCCTGGGACAGGGCTTCCGTCCGCTGATGGCCGTGCCCCACTTCCGGGCCCCCAAGGAGGGCAGCGTCCCCAGCACCTCCCCGTTCCAAAG CCCCCCACCGCTGCTCCCAACATCTGTGAGTGCCACAGCCCCACCGCTGTCTCTCGGCTCTGGACTCGCCAGCCAGTTTCTGCAGCA GAATTTGCAGCCCTGGATGCCAGAGGACTTCATGCTCCCGGAGCTGGAGGGCCTGTCTCCTGAGCCCACGGACGAGGAGATGCTGGAGATCCCCCCCTTCCTCGACCATGTCTCGCCCTTCGAGGCCCCACTGCAGCCGCCTCACCTGCTGCCGGGCCggggctccctcccccacttgccgcctctcctctcccctggcaACAACGTGGACTTGCCCACGGAGGAAGAGTTCTTACGGCTCTTGCACCCCACGCAGATGGAGGAGGCGCTCCCGCCCTCCAGCTTCCTAGACGACCCCATGGTCAACCCCAGCTGGTGA